The genomic interval TTTTCTATTAACTCTATTTTCCAAGACCTATTCCATTTCTTTAATTTTTTCTCTCTATCTATGGCTTCATTAACGTTTTGAAAAGTTTCAAAATACATTAATTTATTCACACCATATTTTAGTGTAAATCCTTTTTTAATTCCCATTTTATGTTCGTAAACTCTTCTTTGTAAATCATTTGTCATACCAATATATAACGTCCCTCTTATTTTACTAGCTAAAATATAAACGTAATATTGATGTATGATTTTCATAATTCTAAACTAATTCTGGATTCCCGATTTTTCGGGAATGACAAAGAGATTTTCATTTTTATTACTAAAGAAGTAAATTTATAACGAATTACTTTATGTTTGTCATTCCCTTGAAAAAGGGAATCTAGACTACCTTTTTAGGCTTTCAAATTCTCGGGAATGACAAACATGCTCTGTTATTTTAATTCTAAAGAAGTAAATTTAAATGTATTACCGTCAAACAAACCTTTATCTGATAGTTTTAAAGAGGGAATTACCAACAACGCCATAAAAGACAAACTCATATAAGGAGCGCTTAATTCACTTCCCATTTGTTTTGCCATCGCATCTAATTCAGCATACATTTTTCCAATTTCTTGTGCTGGTTTATCAGACATAATTCCTGCAACTGGTAGCGGAACAATTTTTTCTTCTGATGCAGTTACAGCACAAACTCCACCTCTATTTTTAGTGATTAAATTCACTGCTTTACAAATCATTTCGTCAGAAACTCCAACTGCAATAATATTATGAGAATCATGCCCAACTGAGCTTGCAATTGCTCCTTCTTTAAGTCCGAAGTTTTTTATAAAAGCAATTGAAGGCGCTGCATTTTTGTAACGATTTACAACCGTCATTTTTAAGACATCTTTTTCAACATTAGAAACTAAATTCCCATCAATAATTAAAGAATTAGCTTCAATTTGATTTGTCACTAATTCACCATCTAAAGCTTCTATAACTCTTATTTTTTTTGCTGTTGATTCAAATCTAAAATCTTCAACTTTTTTCTTTTCAGTATTAAAGTTATTTAAAACTTCAAATTCAATATTTTTTACAAAAGATTGACCATTCTTTGAAACCAATTCTCCATTAATATATGTTTCTAAAACCTTAAACTTTTCTAAATCTTCAATAATAATAAAATCTGCATCATCTCCTTTTTGCAATAATCCAACATCTAAGTTATAATGCTTTACAGGATTTATACAAGCAGCTTTTAGAACTTTAAAAACTTCGATTCCTTTTGAAACTGCTCTTTCACATAATTGATTGATATGACCTAGCAATAAATCGTCCGGATGTTTATCATCAGAACAAAACATCATATTCTCAAAATGTTCTGGCAACAAATCAATTAATACTTCAAAGTTTTTTGCTGCACTTCCTTCTCTAATAATGACTTTCATTCCTTTCTGAAGCTTTTCCAATCCTTCATCATAGGTAAAACATTCATGATCTGTAGAAATTCCGGCAGCAATATATTTGGTTACATCTTCTCCTCGTAAACCTGGTGCATGACCATCAATTGATTTGTTATTATTTTTTGCGTGTTGAATCTTTTTTAAAACTTCTTCATCATCAAACAAAACACCAGGATAATTCATCATTTCTGCTAAATATTTGATATCTGGGTTTTCCATCATCAATTTAATATCATCAGAATTAATTACCGATCCAGCGCTTTCAAAAGATGTTGCAGGAACACAAGATGGTGCTCCAAAATTGAATTTTAACGGAACTTTCTTTCCATTTTCAATCATGAAATCCACACCCTTAACGCCTAAAACATTTGCAATTTCATGAGGATCTGAAACTGTTGCAACTGTACCATGAACAACAGCAATTTTTGCGAACTCTGAAGGAACCAACATAGAGCTTTCGATATGAATATGTGCATCTACAAAACCAGGAAGGATAAAATTTTCTTTAGAATGATTCGCTTTTCTAATGTCAATAATTTTTCCGTTTTTAACTTCAACTTCTCCTTTATAAATATTTCGATTTAAAATATCTACAATTTTTCCTTGTACAATCATCTGTTATTTTGGGTATATAATTTGATCTAAAGCTACATCAAATTTATTAAGGTCTTCTATTTTTTCTACTGGTTTAAAAAAGTTGATTCCTACTGTTTTTACTTCATTTTTACATGCTGATAAAAATCGATCATAAAACCCTTTTCCATAACCAACACGGTATTTTTTTACATCAGAAATTAATAAAGGAACAATTACTAATTCAATTTCTTTTACATCAATTTCTTTAGCATTTACAGGTTCTGGAATTCCGTAGGTGTTAATTTTTAAGTCGGTTGATCTATCAAAAATATAATGCTGTAAAGTATTATTAGAAAAATCACTTTTAGAAACTACAACCGTTTTTTGATGACTTAACAAATAGTCGATTATCGGATTTGTATTGATTTCTTTTTGCTTTTCAATAGATAAAAAAACATGAACAAATTGAATTTGAGAAAAATCATATTCAAAAAATTGAGTATAAATATTTTCTTGAATGTCTAAAATTTGACTTTCAGTTAACTCTTTTCTCTTTTGTTTATAAATTCTACGAAGTGTGTTTTTTTTCATGAATAACAAAGATATCAAGAATATCTTTCTACATGAAATGGTGTTAAATTTAAACTTGTTTTCTTATCAGAAATAATTTCAGAAACTAATTTACCTGTTGCTGGCCCTAAACTCCAGCCCATCATTGCATGCCCAGAAGCAACTGTTACATTTTTCACCTTAGACAATCGTCCAATATAAGGTAATCCATCAGGGGAACACGGTCTTAATCCACATTCTGCATTTTCTTTTTCTTGCTGATTAATTTTTAATCCGTTATAGTAATTTTCTCCTGCTCTTGCTATGGCATGTACTCTTTTTGCGTTTACGTTATGATTAATTCCTCCAATTTCCATCGTTCCAGCAAACCTTGTAAAACCATTCATGGGTGTTACTGCAACTTTTGCTTCCATTAATATTGCGGGGATATTAATTTTAGTTTCTCTTTCAACATTAATTCGATATCCTTTTCCTGCTTGAATTGGAATTTCAACTCCTAATTTTTTAGCCACTTTTTGTGTCCAACTTCCAGTTGCCAAAACAATCTCATCTGCTTTTAATTCTTGACTTTCTGTTTTAACAGCTTTCACTTTTTTATTATCAATAACAATATCAACTACCTCTTCATTTGATAAAATAGTAACTCCATTTTTTTCTAAATAGTTTTTTATTTGAGGCATAAATTCATTAGGCGTCATATGTGCATCCGAATGATAATACACTGCACCTTTAATATTTAAATCTACATTAGGTTCGAGTTTTTTAACTTCTGCTTTCGATAAATTTTCTACTTTCAAACCTTCATTAATCGCTATTTTTCCCGTATTCCATTCTTCTTCACCCACTTTTTCAGTTTGATAATACATTAATAAACCTTTATGCTTATAGAAGAAATCAAACTCATTTGAAGTTTTTAATTCTTCAAACAACTCTCTACTCAATAAATTTATATCTTTTATAATTGGGATTGATTGTGCTACTTTTTTATGCGTTGCTGATTTTTTAAAAAAATAACTCCATTTTATAAAATCATAATCTAATCTAGGTTTTACATAAAACGGACTCGATGAATTAAACATCCATTTAATCCCTTTTGAAATCATTCCAGGAGCTGCTAAAGGAATAATATGACTTGGAGTAATATACCCAGCATTTACATAAGAAGCGCCACTTTTAAAATCAGACTTATCGATAACAGTGACTTGATGTCCTTCTTTTTGAAGATAATATGCAGAGCATAAACCAATAATTCCTCCTCCGATTATGATTACTTTTTTACTCATATTAAATTACACTAAATCCATAAGCGTACGGATCATCATCAGTATCAATCGTAATGGTATTATGTCCATATATTTTTGCCCAACCTTTAACACTTGGAGTAATTGCTAATTTTCCATCTAACAATGTTTCTTTTTCTACACATCCAATAAACTTAGACCCAATAAAGCTTTCATGAATAAAAGGTTCGCCAATTTTTAATTTTCCTTTTGCATATAATTGTGCTAAACGAGCAGAAGTTCCTGTTCCACATGGGCTTCTATCAATCGCTTTATCCCCATAGAACACTGTATTTCTTCCTGATGATTTTGGGTCAATTGGATTTCCTGTCCATAATAAATGGGTTACATTTTTTATTGTTTTATTCTCGGGATGAATAAATTTTTCTGAATATTTTTGGTTGATGCGCTCTCTTACTATTTGAGAATATTGAATTATTTTACTTGCTGTAAAATCATGAATTCCAGAAAAATTTTCTTGAGGATCTATTATTCCATAATAATTTCCACCGTAAGAAACATCGAAATTAATTTCACCTAATTCTGGACATTCAACCGATAAGTTTTCGGCAGCCAAATAAC from Lutibacter sp. Hel_I_33_5 carries:
- a CDS encoding GIY-YIG nuclease family protein, producing MKIIHQYYVYILASKIRGTLYIGMTNDLQRRVYEHKMGIKKGFTLKYGVNKLMYFETFQNVNEAIDREKKLKKWNRSWKIELIEKENIKWKDLASDWYDNILND
- the ade gene encoding adenine deaminase, coding for MIVQGKIVDILNRNIYKGEVEVKNGKIIDIRKANHSKENFILPGFVDAHIHIESSMLVPSEFAKIAVVHGTVATVSDPHEIANVLGVKGVDFMIENGKKVPLKFNFGAPSCVPATSFESAGSVINSDDIKLMMENPDIKYLAEMMNYPGVLFDDEEVLKKIQHAKNNNKSIDGHAPGLRGEDVTKYIAAGISTDHECFTYDEGLEKLQKGMKVIIREGSAAKNFEVLIDLLPEHFENMMFCSDDKHPDDLLLGHINQLCERAVSKGIEVFKVLKAACINPVKHYNLDVGLLQKGDDADFIIIEDLEKFKVLETYINGELVSKNGQSFVKNIEFEVLNNFNTEKKKVEDFRFESTAKKIRVIEALDGELVTNQIEANSLIIDGNLVSNVEKDVLKMTVVNRYKNAAPSIAFIKNFGLKEGAIASSVGHDSHNIIAVGVSDEMICKAVNLITKNRGGVCAVTASEEKIVPLPVAGIMSDKPAQEIGKMYAELDAMAKQMGSELSAPYMSLSFMALLVIPSLKLSDKGLFDGNTFKFTSLELK
- a CDS encoding 5-formyltetrahydrofolate cyclo-ligase is translated as MKKNTLRRIYKQKRKELTESQILDIQENIYTQFFEYDFSQIQFVHVFLSIEKQKEINTNPIIDYLLSHQKTVVVSKSDFSNNTLQHYIFDRSTDLKINTYGIPEPVNAKEIDVKEIELVIVPLLISDVKKYRVGYGKGFYDRFLSACKNEVKTVGINFFKPVEKIEDLNKFDVALDQIIYPK
- a CDS encoding FAD-binding oxidoreductase, which codes for MSKKVIIIGGGIIGLCSAYYLQKEGHQVTVIDKSDFKSGASYVNAGYITPSHIIPLAAPGMISKGIKWMFNSSSPFYVKPRLDYDFIKWSYFFKKSATHKKVAQSIPIIKDINLLSRELFEELKTSNEFDFFYKHKGLLMYYQTEKVGEEEWNTGKIAINEGLKVENLSKAEVKKLEPNVDLNIKGAVYYHSDAHMTPNEFMPQIKNYLEKNGVTILSNEEVVDIVIDNKKVKAVKTESQELKADEIVLATGSWTQKVAKKLGVEIPIQAGKGYRINVERETKINIPAILMEAKVAVTPMNGFTRFAGTMEIGGINHNVNAKRVHAIARAGENYYNGLKINQQEKENAECGLRPCSPDGLPYIGRLSKVKNVTVASGHAMMGWSLGPATGKLVSEIISDKKTSLNLTPFHVERYS
- a CDS encoding 4-hydroxyproline epimerase, which produces MSSSTFICVDAHTCGNPVRVIKEGGPKLIGKTMSEKRQHFIKEYDWIRKGLMFEPRGHDMMSGSILYPPHNPENDFSILFIETSGCLPMCGHGTIGTITVAIEEGLVTPKTPGKIRMEAPAGLVEIEYQQTKNKVDWVKLSNVKSYLAAENLSVECPELGEINFDVSYGGNYYGIIDPQENFSGIHDFTASKIIQYSQIVRERINQKYSEKFIHPENKTIKNVTHLLWTGNPIDPKSSGRNTVFYGDKAIDRSPCGTGTSARLAQLYAKGKLKIGEPFIHESFIGSKFIGCVEKETLLDGKLAITPSVKGWAKIYGHNTITIDTDDDPYAYGFSVI